In Acinetobacter sp. TGL-Y2, a genomic segment contains:
- a CDS encoding PaaI family thioesterase, whose product MSILKKLVTIPFISKYMINHFAPFQGAGIELDKIDLKNYHIRVKMPLTRKNKNIVGVHFGGSLYAMVDPFYMTLLMYHLGSAYIVWDKAASIDFLTPGRSTVYADIRLDAEEIQIIKNLADNYAPIYRNYTINIVDDSGLRIAEVHKTVYIRRKKPHPTRIK is encoded by the coding sequence ATGAGCATTTTAAAAAAGCTAGTGACAATCCCTTTTATCTCAAAATATATGATTAATCACTTTGCCCCTTTTCAAGGTGCGGGGATTGAGTTAGATAAAATCGATTTAAAAAATTATCATATTCGCGTCAAGATGCCACTGACCCGAAAGAATAAAAATATTGTGGGTGTCCATTTTGGTGGCAGTCTGTATGCGATGGTTGATCCATTTTATATGACTTTACTGATGTATCACTTGGGTTCAGCCTATATTGTCTGGGACAAAGCGGCATCTATTGACTTCTTAACGCCAGGTCGTAGTACGGTTTATGCAGATATTCGATTAGATGCAGAGGAAATCCAAATCATTAAAAATTTGGCGGATAATTATGCTCCTATCTATCGAAATTACACCATTAACATTGTAGATGATTCAGGACTAAGAATCGCAGAAGTTCATAAGACGGTGTATATCCGCCGCAAAAAGCCCCATCCTACACGCATAAAATAA
- a CDS encoding DNA transfer protein p32: protein MKKLTSVIVAVALSSVVLAGCESMSSSQQRIGAAALGGAVGGGVGNNVGGGVGAALGGGAGAAVGSKTQSGSDRNATYSGVGGAVGSAVGKSIFGGNAGAAIGGAIGGGAGAAIEQKNR, encoded by the coding sequence ATGAAAAAATTAACATCTGTTATTGTAGCCGTTGCCTTATCTAGTGTTGTATTGGCTGGCTGTGAAAGTATGAGTTCATCACAACAACGCATTGGTGCTGCAGCTCTAGGTGGTGCAGTCGGTGGTGGTGTGGGTAACAACGTCGGTGGTGGTGTAGGTGCTGCCCTCGGTGGTGGTGCAGGCGCTGCAGTCGGCAGTAAAACCCAAAGTGGTTCTGATCGCAACGCAACTTATAGTGGTGTAGGTGGTGCTGTTGGCTCTGCAGTGGGTAAAAGCATTTTTGGTGGTAACGCAGGGGCGGCAATCGGCGGAGCAATCGGTGGTGGCGCAGGCGCTGCAATTGAGCAAAAAAACCGTTAA
- a CDS encoding alpha/beta fold hydrolase, whose translation MPFESHWIETQDHEQLFAKTWGNPKHPALVLVHGYPDNQEVWEPIIAHLIAHFYIVTYDVRGAGQSSIPKKIKAYALSQLSLDLDSVVTQLLPDRPFHIAAHDWGSIQTWESVTEAKFKDRILSYTTISGPCLDHAAFWMRNQFKHQKPKFFKQLMKSWYIVAFQLPILAPTIWHLFNAERWGKVLAQLEKKQGLPLNQNISKDGEHGIGLYRANFIPRLAMPRQRHAICPVQAVVLKRDNFVSPELIDEIPKWAQTFERVDVDANHWAVLSRPEEIAGYIQTFALKQQP comes from the coding sequence TTGCCATTTGAATCGCATTGGATCGAAACTCAAGATCATGAACAGCTGTTTGCTAAAACATGGGGCAATCCAAAGCATCCCGCCTTGGTTTTGGTTCATGGTTATCCGGACAATCAAGAAGTCTGGGAGCCAATTATTGCGCATCTTATCGCGCATTTTTATATTGTGACTTATGACGTACGCGGAGCAGGGCAGTCAAGTATTCCCAAAAAAATAAAAGCCTATGCTTTGTCACAATTGTCTTTGGATTTGGACAGTGTGGTAACTCAGTTGCTGCCAGATCGGCCGTTTCACATTGCAGCACATGACTGGGGTTCGATTCAAACCTGGGAGTCAGTGACTGAGGCAAAGTTCAAAGATCGGATATTGTCCTATACCACCATTTCTGGACCATGTTTAGACCATGCCGCATTTTGGATGCGAAACCAGTTTAAACATCAAAAACCCAAATTCTTTAAACAGCTCATGAAGTCTTGGTACATTGTGGCTTTTCAGCTGCCTATATTGGCACCCACCATTTGGCATCTGTTTAATGCTGAACGCTGGGGCAAGGTATTGGCTCAACTAGAAAAAAAGCAAGGTTTGCCTTTAAACCAAAATATCTCTAAAGATGGCGAACACGGAATTGGTTTGTATCGGGCCAATTTTATTCCACGTCTAGCCATGCCTCGTCAGCGCCATGCGATTTGTCCTGTTCAAGCGGTGGTGTTAAAACGCGATAACTTTGTCAGTCCTGAACTGATTGATGAGATACCGAAATGGGCGCAGACTTTCGAGCGCGTCGATGTCGATGCCAATCACTGGGCAGTGCTGAGTCGTCCTGAAGAAATTGCAGGCTATATTCAAACATTTGCATTGAAGCAGCAGCCGTGA
- the rpoC gene encoding DNA-directed RNA polymerase subunit beta': protein MKDLLDIMRKKTDSDGHAPVEFDRIRIGLASPEMIKSWSHGEVKKPETINYRTFKPERDGLFCAKIFGPVKDYECLCGKYKRMKYKGVICEKCGVEVTTAKVRRERMGHIDLASPVAHIWFLKSLPSRIGLLLDMTLRDIERVLYFESYVVTDPGMTPMEKYQLLNDEEYFTALEEHGDEFSAKMGAEAIQDLLKDIDLENEIARLREEIPQTTSETKLKKASKRLKLMEAFNDSNNKPEWMVLTVLPVLPPDLRPLVPLEGGRFATSDLNDLYRRVINRNNRLKRLLDLSAPDIIVRNEKRMLQESVDALLDNGRRGRAITGSNKRPLKSLADMIKGKQGRFRQNLLGKRVDYSGRSVITVGPTLRLHQCGLPKKMALELFKPFIFAKLQASGQATTIKAAKKMVERETPEVWDVLAHVIRQHPVMLNRAPTLHRLGLQAFEPTLIEGKAIRLHPLVCAAFNADFDGDQMAVHVPLTLEAQLEARALMMSTNNILSPANGEPIIVPSQDVVLGLYYITRDAINAKGEGMVFADTHEVNRALATGQVDLHARVKARVHQTVIDEDGNREQQTIIVETTPGRCLLWEVVPEGMDFQQINLEMNKKNISKLINSCYRKLGLKDTVIFADQLMYLGFRQATRSGVSVGMEDMVIPPAKYAIIEKAEVEVREIEQQFEQGFVTAGERYNKVVDIWARTNDQVAKAMMDNLSFTTVKNKQGEDEKQKSFNSIYMMSDSGARGSAAQIRQLAGMRGLMAKPDGSIIETPIKANFREGLTVLQYFISTHGARKGLADTALKTANSGYLTRRLVDVAQDLVITEPDCGTLAGLVMTPFIQGGDVIENLGTRVLGRVIAEDVKKAGSDEVILPRNTLIDEKLANFLEEQGVDEVKVRSVVNCASTFGVCAKCYGRDLARGHMVNPGESVGVMAAQSIGEPGTQLTMRTFHVGGAASRTSAANSVQVRNKGTVRFHNVKTVDHAKGHLVSVSRSGEIGIADDLGRERERYKLPYGASILLKDGEAVEGGGIVATWDPHTHPLVTEVAGKARFSQIADGVTATSKTDDATGMTTVEILPVTSRPASGKDLRPAIVLDTVDGGEQFYFLPQNTIVTVRDGETIGVGDVIGRVPQETSRTRDITGGLPRVADLFEARKPKEHAILAEVSGVVSFGKETKGKNRLVITPDDGSEIYEELIPKWRTMNVFEGEHVNRGETVSEGPQNPHDILRLKGEVALTNYIVNEVQDVYRLQGVKINDKHIEVIVRQMLRKVDITDGGDTSFIKGEQVDYIRVVGENEAVNAQSKFPAKFERLLMGITKASLSTDSFISAASFQETTRVLTEAAVTGKEDELRGLKENVVVGRLIPAGTGLAYHLERRRQEAQAAEHELVNDFSDVDQAFSQALNEDQF from the coding sequence TTGAAAGATTTGCTCGATATCATGCGCAAAAAGACGGATTCAGATGGTCATGCGCCAGTTGAATTTGACCGTATTCGTATTGGTCTTGCGTCACCAGAAATGATCAAATCATGGTCTCATGGTGAAGTGAAAAAACCAGAGACGATTAACTATCGTACGTTTAAGCCTGAACGTGATGGTTTATTCTGTGCCAAAATTTTTGGTCCAGTGAAAGATTACGAATGTTTGTGTGGTAAATACAAGCGTATGAAATATAAAGGCGTCATTTGTGAAAAATGTGGCGTTGAAGTAACCACTGCGAAAGTACGTCGTGAGCGTATGGGTCATATTGACCTTGCATCACCTGTTGCGCACATTTGGTTCTTGAAATCATTGCCATCACGTATCGGTCTATTATTAGACATGACCTTACGTGATATTGAACGTGTACTGTATTTCGAATCATACGTTGTAACAGATCCGGGTATGACTCCAATGGAGAAATACCAACTTCTTAATGATGAAGAATACTTCACAGCATTAGAAGAACACGGTGATGAATTCAGCGCGAAAATGGGTGCTGAAGCGATTCAAGATTTGTTGAAAGATATCGATCTTGAAAACGAAATTGCGCGCCTTCGTGAAGAAATTCCACAAACAACGTCTGAGACGAAGCTTAAAAAAGCGTCTAAGCGTTTGAAGTTGATGGAAGCATTTAACGATTCGAACAATAAGCCAGAATGGATGGTGTTGACTGTACTTCCAGTTCTTCCACCTGATCTTCGTCCGCTTGTACCACTGGAAGGTGGTCGTTTCGCGACGTCTGATTTGAACGATCTTTACCGTCGTGTGATTAACCGTAACAACCGTTTGAAACGTCTTCTTGACCTTTCTGCCCCTGATATTATCGTACGTAACGAAAAACGTATGTTGCAGGAATCTGTAGATGCGTTACTAGACAACGGTCGTCGTGGTCGTGCCATTACAGGTTCGAACAAACGTCCGCTTAAATCTTTAGCCGATATGATTAAAGGTAAGCAAGGTCGTTTCCGTCAGAACTTGCTCGGTAAACGTGTTGACTATTCAGGTCGTTCGGTGATTACCGTGGGTCCTACTTTACGTCTGCATCAATGTGGTCTTCCAAAGAAAATGGCACTTGAACTATTCAAGCCATTTATTTTTGCGAAACTACAAGCATCAGGTCAAGCAACCACCATTAAAGCTGCGAAGAAAATGGTTGAGCGCGAGACGCCAGAAGTTTGGGACGTTCTAGCTCACGTGATTCGTCAACATCCCGTGATGTTGAACCGTGCGCCGACACTTCACCGTTTGGGTCTTCAAGCATTTGAACCGACCCTCATTGAAGGTAAAGCGATTCGTCTTCACCCACTCGTATGTGCTGCGTTTAACGCCGACTTCGACGGTGACCAAATGGCGGTACACGTACCATTAACACTTGAAGCGCAGTTAGAAGCGCGTGCGTTAATGATGTCGACCAACAACATTTTGTCTCCAGCGAACGGTGAGCCAATCATCGTACCGTCTCAAGACGTCGTGTTGGGCTTGTATTACATCACTCGTGATGCGATCAATGCCAAAGGCGAAGGCATGGTGTTTGCGGATACTCATGAAGTAAACCGTGCACTTGCGACTGGTCAAGTTGATTTACACGCTCGCGTTAAAGCACGTGTACACCAAACTGTGATTGATGAAGATGGTAACCGTGAACAACAAACCATTATTGTAGAAACAACGCCTGGTCGTTGCCTACTTTGGGAAGTTGTGCCTGAAGGTATGGATTTCCAACAAATTAACTTAGAGATGAACAAGAAAAACATCTCGAAGCTCATTAACTCTTGCTACCGTAAACTCGGTCTAAAAGATACGGTTATCTTTGCTGACCAATTGATGTACTTGGGCTTCCGTCAAGCGACGCGCTCTGGTGTATCTGTCGGTATGGAAGACATGGTGATTCCACCGGCTAAATATGCAATTATCGAAAAAGCTGAAGTTGAAGTACGTGAAATTGAACAACAGTTCGAACAAGGTTTCGTAACTGCGGGCGAGCGTTATAACAAAGTAGTCGATATTTGGGCACGTACAAACGACCAAGTAGCGAAAGCGATGATGGATAACTTGTCTTTTACCACTGTTAAAAACAAACAGGGTGAAGACGAGAAGCAAAAATCATTCAACTCGATCTACATGATGTCTGACTCAGGTGCCCGTGGTTCGGCAGCTCAGATTCGTCAGTTGGCGGGTATGCGTGGTTTGATGGCGAAACCAGATGGTTCGATCATTGAAACCCCAATTAAAGCAAACTTCCGTGAAGGTTTGACGGTACTTCAGTACTTCATCTCGACACATGGTGCGCGTAAAGGTTTGGCTGATACAGCACTGAAAACAGCAAACTCAGGTTATTTGACTCGTCGTTTAGTTGACGTGGCACAGGACTTGGTAATCACTGAGCCAGATTGCGGTACATTGGCTGGTCTTGTAATGACTCCGTTCATTCAAGGTGGCGATGTTATCGAGAACTTAGGTACTCGAGTACTGGGCCGTGTTATTGCTGAAGATGTGAAAAAAGCAGGCTCTGACGAGGTGATCTTGCCTCGTAATACACTCATTGACGAGAAACTTGCAAACTTCCTTGAAGAGCAAGGTGTCGATGAAGTGAAAGTACGTTCAGTTGTAAACTGTGCTTCTACTTTTGGTGTATGTGCGAAATGTTATGGTCGTGATCTTGCACGTGGTCATATGGTAAATCCAGGTGAGTCTGTGGGTGTAATGGCAGCTCAATCAATTGGTGAGCCAGGTACACAGTTAACCATGCGTACATTCCACGTGGGTGGTGCTGCAAGCCGAACTTCTGCTGCGAACAGTGTTCAAGTTCGTAACAAAGGTACAGTTCGTTTCCATAACGTGAAAACTGTAGATCACGCGAAAGGTCACTTGGTCTCTGTTTCTCGTTCAGGTGAAATCGGTATTGCGGATGACTTAGGTCGCGAACGTGAGCGTTACAAACTTCCTTACGGTGCGTCTATCTTGCTTAAAGATGGAGAAGCTGTTGAAGGCGGCGGTATCGTAGCAACTTGGGATCCGCATACACATCCACTCGTTACAGAAGTTGCCGGTAAAGCACGTTTCAGCCAAATCGCTGATGGTGTAACTGCGACCTCTAAGACAGATGATGCAACGGGTATGACCACTGTTGAAATTTTACCCGTGACTTCACGTCCTGCATCTGGTAAAGATTTACGTCCAGCAATTGTATTGGATACAGTTGATGGCGGCGAACAGTTCTACTTCTTACCACAGAACACCATTGTGACTGTCCGTGATGGCGAAACCATTGGTGTAGGTGATGTAATCGGTCGTGTTCCACAAGAAACGTCACGTACACGTGATATTACCGGTGGTCTGCCGCGCGTTGCGGACTTGTTCGAAGCACGTAAACCGAAGGAACATGCAATTCTTGCAGAAGTTTCTGGTGTTGTTAGCTTCGGTAAAGAGACCAAAGGTAAGAACCGTTTAGTGATTACGCCGGATGATGGTTCTGAGATTTATGAAGAACTGATTCCGAAGTGGCGTACCATGAACGTGTTCGAAGGCGAACATGTAAACCGTGGTGAAACCGTTTCTGAAGGTCCACAGAACCCGCACGATATCTTACGTTTGAAAGGCGAAGTTGCGCTGACAAACTATATCGTGAACGAAGTTCAGGACGTATACCGTCTCCAAGGTGTGAAAATCAACGACAAGCATATTGAAGTGATCGTGCGTCAAATGCTTCGTAAAGTTGATATCACTGACGGTGGTGATACCAGCTTCATCAAAGGCGAACAAGTGGACTACATCCGTGTAGTGGGCGAGAATGAAGCTGTGAATGCGCAAAGCAAATTCCCAGCGAAGTTTGAACGTTTACTTATGGGTATCACGAAAGCCTCGCTTTCTACTGACTCGTTTATCTCTGCTGCATCGTTCCAGGAAACAACACGTGTGTTAACTGAAGCGGCTGTAACAGGTAAAGAAGACGAATTACGTGGCTTGAAAGAGAACGTGGTTGTAGGTCGCTTGATCCCAGCGGGTACAGGTTTGGCTTATCACTTAGAGCGTCGTCGTCAAGAAGCTCAAGCTGCAGAGCATGAGCTTGTCAATGACTTCTCTGATGTTGACCAAGCATTCTCACAAGCCTTAAACGAAGATCAGTTCTAA
- a CDS encoding OmpW/AlkL family protein, giving the protein MFKQVALVALMGLSASAMAGQWQVKLGGSAVAPTGDYQLGASTVEADSELAFTPSVEYFFNDNISAELLLATPISHDVLLDGHSAVKIKHLPPTLTAKYNFKNSTGFTPYIGVGGTAFIAWDEESALGKVKVKEDFGFAGQIGFNFQPADAKNWGAFVDVRYAQISPEVQIDGVANFDLDINPVIYTLGYSYKF; this is encoded by the coding sequence ATGTTCAAGCAAGTTGCTCTCGTTGCATTAATGGGTCTTTCTGCATCTGCAATGGCAGGTCAATGGCAAGTGAAGTTGGGTGGTTCTGCTGTTGCACCGACAGGTGACTATCAATTGGGCGCTTCAACCGTTGAAGCGGATAGTGAATTGGCATTTACACCGTCTGTAGAATATTTCTTTAATGACAATATTTCTGCTGAGTTATTACTTGCGACACCCATTAGCCATGATGTTTTATTGGATGGACATTCAGCAGTTAAAATTAAACATTTACCACCAACGTTGACTGCCAAATACAACTTCAAAAATTCAACTGGCTTCACCCCTTATATCGGTGTAGGTGGAACAGCATTTATTGCATGGGATGAGGAATCTGCACTCGGCAAAGTCAAAGTCAAAGAGGATTTCGGTTTTGCAGGTCAAATTGGTTTTAACTTCCAACCTGCAGATGCAAAAAATTGGGGCGCATTTGTAGACGTTCGTTATGCACAAATCAGCCCAGAAGTTCAAATTGATGGGGTTGCAAATTTCGATTTAGATATCAATCCAGTGATTTATACATTGGGTTATAGCTATAAATTCTAA
- a CDS encoding Na+/H+ antiporter family protein → MNAVVIAIAVMFILSLARVSVVLTLVISAMVGGLVSGLSLKDTVTAFNAGLGDGAEVALAYAVLGAFALALSKSGLPDLLAHKLIGLLGVESTQKKAKKVKFLLLSILLIAAICSQNLIPVHIAFIPVLIPPLLKVMNHLKLDRRAAACVLTLGLVGTYILLPVGFGAIFLEQILMGNINKLGEASGLHVERWMMPAAMAIPVLGMVIGTLIAVFVSYRKPRLYADRTVKTVATIDLDKPLRSISPEALKEEALKADGEALIQEAHQVPVIATKTILMAILAILLTLAAQLYSGSMILGGLVGFAVLSAAGIFKWQQADDVFVQGMRMMALVGFIMISAAGFAAVMTQTGDINNLVNSVTGIIGDNKALAAFLMLFIGLFVTIGIGSSFSSVPVLAVIYVPLCIQFGFSPLATVALIGTAAALGDAGSPASDSTLGPTAGLGVDGQHDHIWDTVVPTFIHFNIPLLIFGWIAAMVL, encoded by the coding sequence ATGAATGCTGTCGTCATAGCGATTGCCGTGATGTTTATTTTATCACTGGCACGCGTTTCTGTTGTTCTGACTTTGGTGATTTCAGCCATGGTTGGTGGTCTGGTTTCAGGCCTAAGCTTAAAAGATACAGTCACCGCCTTTAATGCAGGTCTGGGTGATGGTGCTGAAGTCGCGCTTGCCTATGCAGTGCTTGGGGCATTTGCACTGGCTTTATCAAAGTCAGGATTGCCTGATTTATTGGCGCATAAACTGATTGGATTGTTGGGTGTTGAATCTACTCAGAAAAAAGCAAAAAAAGTGAAGTTTTTGTTGTTGTCAATCTTGCTCATTGCAGCCATTTGCTCACAAAACTTAATTCCTGTGCATATTGCGTTTATTCCCGTATTGATTCCACCCTTACTTAAAGTAATGAATCATTTAAAACTGGATCGTCGTGCAGCAGCCTGTGTACTGACGCTTGGTTTGGTTGGAACGTATATCCTTCTGCCTGTCGGTTTTGGTGCGATTTTTCTTGAACAAATTTTGATGGGAAATATCAACAAACTGGGTGAGGCAAGTGGTCTGCATGTAGAGCGTTGGATGATGCCTGCAGCAATGGCGATTCCTGTTTTGGGTATGGTTATTGGTACTTTAATCGCAGTTTTTGTGAGTTATCGCAAGCCGCGTTTATATGCTGATCGTACGGTGAAAACAGTCGCGACGATTGATTTGGATAAGCCGCTTCGTTCAATCAGCCCTGAAGCTTTAAAAGAAGAAGCTTTGAAAGCAGATGGTGAAGCACTGATTCAAGAAGCGCATCAAGTGCCTGTGATTGCGACCAAAACCATTTTGATGGCCATTTTAGCCATTTTACTCACTTTGGCTGCTCAACTGTACTCAGGTTCAATGATCTTGGGTGGCTTAGTCGGTTTTGCTGTACTTTCGGCAGCAGGTATCTTCAAATGGCAACAAGCTGATGATGTATTCGTGCAAGGCATGAGAATGATGGCATTGGTTGGATTCATTATGATTTCTGCAGCAGGTTTTGCAGCAGTCATGACTCAAACTGGTGACATTAATAATCTGGTCAATAGTGTGACAGGCATTATTGGTGACAACAAAGCCTTGGCTGCTTTCTTGATGCTGTTTATTGGTCTATTTGTGACCATTGGTATTGGCTCATCGTTTTCAAGTGTGCCAGTACTGGCCGTGATTTATGTGCCACTGTGTATTCAATTTGGCTTCTCACCCTTGGCAACGGTTGCCTTAATTGGTACGGCAGCAGCACTGGGTGATGCCGGTTCTCCAGCTTCAGATTCGACTTTAGGGCCAACAGCGGGTTTAGGTGTGGATGGTCAGCATGATCATATTTGGGATACGGTTGTACCGACATTTATCCATTTCAATATTCCGTTATTGATCTTCGGTTGGATTGCAGCCATGGTGCTTTAA